The following nucleotide sequence is from Ptychodera flava strain L36383 unplaced genomic scaffold, AS_Pfla_20210202 Scaffold_33__1_contigs__length_2856901_pilon, whole genome shotgun sequence.
catttttttctgttctacACTGCATAAATTTGGCACCACACGCTTCGAACCCGAACCTGAGTTataacccgattgaaaactagccgtatatctTATCGTATAACATGATAATTTACACTGTAATAATATGTATCATCCAGATTGTGTGGCTCACTgagaaagtacatgtattctATTTGACTTGAATATCAAGTGAATGAGTATGGAAATAATGAGGATGAAAGAATTTGTAGTAACCAAGACCACAACTGTCATTTATATTAAAAAGAAAAGACAtatttaattattcatttttaaGTTTGAGCTGTATATTGATGAATAAGAGAGTAATTTGTCTGCTCATTGACACAAACATGTATGGTTTCTTTTTTAGAAATATAATAGTTCTAATCACAAAAAAACTAGTCTTTGGTATTTATTTCACTTATCTGTGTTGAATATgtgtgtaagtatgtatgtatgtatgtatatatatatatacatatatatatatatatatatatatatatatatatatatatatatatatatatatatatacatacatatatatgtatgtatgtatgtatgtatgtatgtatgtatgtatgtatgtaaggattggtgtgtgtgtgcgtgttgAGTTTGTGTGAATTGATTGATGGatgaatatatgtatgtgtgggtAGGGACGGATGGAAGGATAGACAATTAACCTATCTGATAAAGTTTGCATttctgacagcagagctaaaaaggTAAATGACTAACATTAAAATGGCATTATTGTCAAATGATTGCAGCAATCACAATCTGACTTTGGCTGCTCCAGCAAACATCTTTGAAATCATCAGGAATGTATGGTCTGACCATTTTATACAGGTATCGTTTTCTCTGAGCACTCAAACCAGGTGAGCTGAGAACCTCTGGCAATCAGAGGGcaacatgaccccccccccttctcaAATCAATTcttacatcatcatcatttaactGCTCCTTAACAAATGCAACCCCTGGTTCTGACTTGGAAAATCTAAATAAACTATACTTGGATATTCCTCTTAGAGGCATAAACAACTCATTAAAAAACCAACCCAATCACACCATTGAAATCTTGGTCTTTCATCTGCTGGTAGTTGATACCCATCAACTGTTTGTATTACATTTGGCAGACTTTTCTATGATGTCAACAAGGCCATCAAGAGAATATACATTTGAATGCCTGTACAAATTCTTAAGTTTGGTAAAGGAGACAAGTCCGGTAGTCTACGGTTAAGCCTTTATTAAAAAACCAACGTTTCGACCACACACAGGAGGTCTTCTTCAGGGTCTAAAATAATAACATGAGCGGATATAAaggattaaaaataaaaaaccaacaacGATACAACACAGTAAAATGAAAAGAGAGATATTGCGTACACGAGATGTAAAAGTAAAGCTGGGCTTTGCGCGTATCATGGGAaatgtaaaatcaaataaaacaagtgtaaAAGATATGTAAAATCAAAAGCGGGATTCAAACATGTAATAAaaagatattgacagcaaaCTGGTGTCTTGAAAGCAGTATGAACGAAGAAAAAACTTACAATACTGGAGAGCTGTAAAAGCCGATCGCACTATGATGGTGAGAGAAGGCGAATGACAAAGCCTAACAAAGTACTCCCTAGAGTGGAGAAAATGATACATGAAAAGGTGGCTCCATAGGTAAGTGAACAGAGATAAGATGGCGTGCAAATCTGGTGTATATTCTACCAATCTTTTCTGTTAATGCCGTTGGGACATAAGGTGTCGAGTTCTTCAATTATTTTGAGttccatttgttttctgatactgtcttttttcgaaaatattttGCAGAGTGCAGTGAAAAGAAAGTGACTAATGCTATGACCAGGACTGTTAAAATGTTCCGCTATAgggtatttttgtttgttcttaTACTATATAGATGTTCGTAGATGCGTTTACGAAGTTCGCGTTTGGTTTCCCCGATGTAAAGaagatgacattttttgcaagTAATGACATAAATGAGGTTGCGAGTTGAACAATTCATGTTGCCAGTGATGGAGATTGATTTGTCAGTGAGGTGGTTGTGAATGCGGCCATTGTCTGAAGATTTCATGAATTTGCACTGGTTGCATTTATTGCACGGTTTGCATTGTCCGGTATTATTCTGAGCGGGGTCTTTGATCTGGTTGACTTTAGCTTGGACTAACAGTTTCTTGAGGTTGGCTGATTGACGGTATGCTATGACAGGTGCTTCCTTGAAGACTTTGCTGGTGGCCTGGTTTGACTGAAGTATGTTCCAGTGTTTACGGATAATTGATGGTATGTGTGGAAGGGTAGGTTGTATTCAATGACGAATGGTATCCTTTTGTGGGTTGTGGGTTTGATTGAAGAGGTTGGCTGAATGAGCTTGCTTCTGTTGATATTTTCGGCTTTCTTGATAGCATCGGAGATGGTACGGGGTTTGTAATTTCGTTTGATAAGGTGGTTTTTCAATTTGGTAGCCTCCGTCTGGAAAAGATCATCATTCGAACAGATACGTCTGTATCGAAGGGACTGGCTCCAGGGTATTGCCTGAAATGTGTGGCTTGGATGACACGAGGTTGTCCATAGATATGAATGTTTGTCTGTGGTTTTGTTGTAAACTGTAGTTTCAATCTTGTCCTCGGTGAGTGTCATCAGTGTGTCCAGGAATGAAATCTGTTTGTCACTGTATTCCAGGGTAAACTGTAGAGTGGGGTGGACAGAATTACAGTATTGGTGAAATTGTTTAAGTTGGTCTAGACCATGTTGCCACATAAATCTGACGTCATCGATGAACCTTTTCCAGTTGTCTGGTGCCGGTGTGTAGTTTTCCAGAATTTGCCTTTCTAATTTTCCCATAGTGATATTGGCATATGATGGGGCGACTTTGCTACCCATAGCAGTACCGCATATCTGTAGATAGTATTGACCATTGAATTCAAAGTAGTTTTTTGTGAGAATAAATTGTAGCATCTCACAAATAAGTTCGGGATTAACTGTTATGGTATTGTTCTCTTCTATCATTTCCTTGACTGCCTGAATGCCGTAGCTGTGTGGAATATTGGTGTAGAGTGACACCACATCCATGGTAACTAAAATGGCGCCCTCTGGTGGTGAAATGTGTTGCAGATCTTGCAGGTGGTGAGTGGTGTCTTTAATGAAAGACGGTAGCGAAATATACACAAAAGAACTGCAAACCAAGATCCGACGATGGCTACAAAAAAACTGGATTACTAATGACACGGCCAAGAAACTGTTTCCCAAAGAACCATCTGCGGGACATTTCTATGGGCTCCCAAAAGTTCATAAACAAAACACCCCTCTCAGACCTATCATTCCACAATGCAACTCGATCACCACCCCTATGGCCACCTTTGTCGATTTTCACCTTCAACCTATTGTAAGATCGCTACCGTCTTTCATTAAAGACACCACTCACCACCTGCAAGATCTGCAACACATTTCACCACCAGAGGGCGCCATTTAGTTACCATGGATGTGGTGTCACTCTACACCAATATTCCACACAGCTACGGCATTCAGGCAGTCAAGGAAATGATAGAAGAGAACAATACCATAACAGTTAATCCCGAACTTATTTGTGAGATGCTACAATTTATTCTCACAAAAAACTACTTTGAATTCAATGGTCAATACTATCTACAGATATGCGGTACTGCTATGGGTAGCAAAGTCGCCCCATCATATGCCAATATCACTATGGGAAAATTAGAAAGGCAAATTCTGGAAAACTACACACCGGCACCAGACAACTGGAAAAGGTTCATCGATGACGTCAGATTTATGTGGCAACATGGTCTAGACCAACTTAAACAATTTCACCAATACTGTAATTCTGTCCACCCCACTCTACAGTTTACCCTGGAATACAGTGACAAACAGATTTCATTCCTGGACACACTGATGACACTCACCGAGGACAAGATTGAAACTACAGTTTACAACAAACCACAGACAAACATTCATATCTATGGACAACCTCGTGTCATCCAAGCCACACATTTCAGGCAATACCCTGGAGCCAGTCCCTTCGATACAGACGTATCTGTTCGAATGATGATCTTTTCCAGACGGAGGCTACCAAATTGAAAAACCACCTTATCAAACGAAATTACAAACCCCGTACCATCTCCGATGCTATCAAGAAAGCCGAAAATATCA
It contains:
- the LOC139127541 gene encoding uncharacterized protein, with the protein product MDVVSLYTNIPHSYGIQAVKEMIEENNTITVNPELICEMLQFILTKNYFEFNGQYYLQICGTAMGSKVAPSYANITMGKLERQILENYTPAPDNWKRFIDDVRFMWQHGLDQLKQFHQYCNSVHPTLQFTLEYSDKQISFLDTLMTLTEDKIETTVYNKTTDKHSYLWTTSCHPSHTFQAIPWSQSLRYRRICSNDDLFQTEATKLKNHLIKRNYKPRTISDAIKKAENINRSKLIQPTSSIKPTTHKRIPFVIEYNLPFHTYHQLSVNTGTYFSQTRPPAKSSRKHLS
- the LOC139127543 gene encoding uncharacterized protein — protein: MDVVSLYTNIPHSYGIQAVKEMIEENNTITVNPELICEMLQFILTKNYFEFNGQYYLQICGTAMGSKVAPSYANITMGKLERQILENYTPAPDNWKRFIDDVRFMWQHGLDQLKQFHQYCNSVHPTLQFTLEYSDKQISFLDTLMTLTEDKIETTVYNKPQTNIHIYGQPRVIQATHFRQYPGASPFDTDVSVRMMIFSRRRLPN